TCTGGGTATTGCCAGCCTTGGTTGGTGTTGGGAAAACGCAGCACCGTTTCACGGATACGCACAGTCAACAGGCGCAGCTATTGCTGCCGTATTGCTCATCGCGCTTCTTGCCCGTTTTGTTTTTTACCCTAAAACGTTGCTTAGCGATCTTTCTCACCATGTTCTTGGTAGCGTTGCACCAACGTTTGCCATGGCAACTATGGTTATTTCCAACACCGTTTCAAAAGTTGCTCCGTTAGCCGGCGAAACCCTTTGGGTTGCTGCTGTCGGAATTCACCTTATATTCCTTGCGATATTTATTTTCCACCAGATCAACGACTTTTCCTTGCATAAAATGGTTCCAAGCTGGTTTGTGCCACCTGTAGGTATTATCGTAGCAAACGTAAGTTTTGCAGGAACTCACTTTTACACCTTTGCAACATTATTGCTGTACTTCGGAATGATTGCATACGCCATCATGCTGCCGGTCATGATCTATCGCTTCATGTTCTGCAACGAAATTGCAGACGCAGCGAAACCGACTATTGCAATTATGGCAGCACCTGCAAGCCTCTCTCTTGCTGGCTACCTGTCTATGACACGCACCCCTTCAGCTCTTATTATTGCGCTGTTGCTCGGCATTGCGGTACTCATGACGTTTGTACTCTATGTCGCATTTACAAAGCTTCTTCGGCTTCCATTCAGTCCGGCCTACGCATCCTTCACATTTCCACTCGTAATCGGGTCAACAGCACTATATAAAGTCAGTGCATGGATGAACACTCAAGGATGGCAGCAGGAAGTAGTAAAACAGGTTTCAACCCTTGCAACGTTTGAACTGTACATCGCAACAATAATTGTTAGCTATGTCGCTATCCGCTTTATGCTCTTTTTCTTTCCGATGGGAGCAATTATGCCCCTCTTCAATAAAGAACATTTCGTTTTCAAAACTGTTTCTACCTTGCAAACACGACGCAGAGTTGCTTAGCAACGCTGCACACAAACACAAAATTGCAACACCAAAAAAGCCAACCCCGATATATGCACTGCATGTTAGGAATTGGCTTTTTTTATAGATTAGAAACAATACAGGCCATGTTAGTGACACTTTAAAAGATAAGTTCTAGTAAAATTTTTCTATATACAACGATTTGTCATAGCAGATTTTATTAAAACGGCTCACTTTGTCTATATCTGCCTACGTCCCCTTTACATTCTCACTTCATATCATTACAAATTTTGCAAACACAACCTCTTAGGAAAAGGTATTTACTTTATGCGTATCCTTAGCAAATGTGAACAGACTATTAAAAATGTATTAAAAGACAGCCCATACTGTGAAAAATACGTATGGGAAGAAGAAACTGCCGTTCCTAGAGAACAAAGTGCGGAATTAAACCGTGCCGACGGTATGGCTATGACTGTATTTATTGCTGAAATTCTGCAGGATAACAACGCCCCGTGCGTTGAAGAAGTCATCGGACTGTTGGAAGATTTTGTTCACGAATGCACCGCAACCGAAAAAAATGCCCTGCTGGTTGAATTAAGCAACGCGCTCAACAACGCCTGCTAACACCACAAAGGCTGTGGGCGGCGCATCGCGGCTGCTCGTCATTACATATGAGTCTGAACAGGATGCAGTGCAAGCCTCGCTGTAGTACCCGTTGACTTGCATTTTTCATCCCC
This sequence is a window from Halodesulfovibrio aestuarii DSM 17919 = ATCC 29578. Protein-coding genes within it:
- a CDS encoding TDT family transporter translates to MNHPKSIIRVADIPTPTAGLALGIASLGWCWENAAPFHGYAQSTGAAIAAVLLIALLARFVFYPKTLLSDLSHHVLGSVAPTFAMATMVISNTVSKVAPLAGETLWVAAVGIHLIFLAIFIFHQINDFSLHKMVPSWFVPPVGIIVANVSFAGTHFYTFATLLLYFGMIAYAIMLPVMIYRFMFCNEIADAAKPTIAIMAAPASLSLAGYLSMTRTPSALIIALLLGIAVLMTFVLYVAFTKLLRLPFSPAYASFTFPLVIGSTALYKVSAWMNTQGWQQEVVKQVSTLATFELYIATIIVSYVAIRFMLFFFPMGAIMPLFNKEHFVFKTVSTLQTRRRVA